The region TTCAATTGTTTTGTAACCTTCGCCCAGCTCAAATCCATCAGGGATTAGAAAACTTCTCCCCTCTTCGTGCTGACATATCAGCACGCGGTTTTGACATCGTGGTTGTGCGTGAATTAACTGGTGGTATTTACTTCGGTCAACCTAAAGGCCGTGAAGGCGAAGGAGCAAATGAAAAAGCATTTGATACCGAAGTTTATCATCGCTACGAAATTGAACGTATCGCAAAAATCGCTTTTGAATCAGCTCGTTTACGTCGTAAGAAAGTATGTTCCATCGATAAAGCAAACGTTCTACAGAGCTCCATTTTATGGCGCGAAATCGTAACTCAAATTGCCAAAGACTACCCAGATGTCGAGTTATCACACATGTACATCGACAACGCGACCATGCAGCTAATCAAAGATCCTTCGCAATTTGATGTACTACTTTGCTCAAATATCTTTGGTGACATTCTGTCTGATGAATGCGCCATGATTACTGGCTCTATGGGCATGCTACCTTCAGCAAGTATGAATGAAAGTAAATTTGGTTTATACGAGCCAGCTGGCGGTAGTGCTCCAGACATTGCTGGAAAAAATATCGCTAACCCAGTAGCTCAAATCTTATCAGCAGCGCTAATGCTACGTTATAGCCTTGGTGAAGAAGCTGCAGCTCAAGATATTGAAGCTGCTGTAAGTAAAGCACTAGCTGCCGGTCAACTAACTGGCGACTTGGCAGGTAATAAACCTGCGTTATCTACTAGTGAAATGGGCGATATCATCGCTGCTTACATCTCTAACTCATAATAAGTGAGGCCAAACAATGGCCTCCTTTTGCTCTGAGAGCGGAAAGGATACAAGCAATGTCAAAAGCAAAAACCTTATACGAAAAAATTTATGATGCACATATTGCCGTAGCAGCTGAAGGTGAAAACCCGATTCTGTATATCGACCGACATTTGGTGCATGAAGTAACTTCACCTCAAGCCTTTGATGGCTTACGTGAAAAAGGACGCCCAGTCCGCCAAGTTAGCAAAACATTTGCGACCATGGACCACAACGTATCGACTACCACCAAAGATATTAATGCCTCAGGTGAAATGGCTCGAATTCAGATGGAAACGCTTTCTCAAAACTGTAAAGAGTTTGGCGTCACTCTGTTCGACATTAACCATAAATACCAAGGTATCGTTCATGTAATGGGGCCTGAGCTAGGTATTACTCTACCAGGTATGACCATTGTATGTGGTGACTCTCACACAGCGACACATGGAGCCTTCGGTTCATTAGCATTTGGTATCGGTACTTCAGAGGTTGAACATGTTTTGGCAACACAAACGCTAAAGCAAGCTCGTGCTAAAACAATGAAGATCGAAGTCAAAGGCAAAGTTGCTGCAGGTATTA is a window of Vibrio porteresiae DSM 19223 DNA encoding:
- the leuB gene encoding 3-isopropylmalate dehydrogenase; its protein translation is MTNTTYKIAVLPGDGIGPEVMQQAHKVLDAIEAKYNVTFAREEHDIGGIAIDNHGKPLPDSTLAACEESDAILFGSVGGPKWEHLPANEQPERGALLPLRKHFQLFCNLRPAQIHQGLENFSPLRADISARGFDIVVVRELTGGIYFGQPKGREGEGANEKAFDTEVYHRYEIERIAKIAFESARLRRKKVCSIDKANVLQSSILWREIVTQIAKDYPDVELSHMYIDNATMQLIKDPSQFDVLLCSNIFGDILSDECAMITGSMGMLPSASMNESKFGLYEPAGGSAPDIAGKNIANPVAQILSAALMLRYSLGEEAAAQDIEAAVSKALAAGQLTGDLAGNKPALSTSEMGDIIAAYISNS